A genomic region of Acipenser ruthenus chromosome 9, fAciRut3.2 maternal haplotype, whole genome shotgun sequence contains the following coding sequences:
- the LOC117972650 gene encoding zona pellucida-like domain-containing protein 1 isoform X1, translating into MEPICLLLLVISKVISAGAQFNGYNCDANYHSRFPAERDISVFCGVQTVTLKINFCPVLFSGYSETDLSLNGRHGDAHCRGFINNNTFPTAVIFTISLNTLESCGNSLVVSSVPGVNAYGNSSMVQIGNLSGYIDTPDPPTIISYLPGLLYKFSCSYPLEYLVNNTQLASSSAAISVKDNNGSFLSTLNLLLYNDSTYAQQLAIPNAGLPLKTKVYAAVKATNLDGRWNVLMDYCYTTPSGNPSDELRYDLFFSCDKDPQTTVFENGKSQMGRFSFEVFRFVKHKNQKMSTVFLHCVTKLCRADDCPLLMPICGSRKKRNLFEETTPVPQSASGNAVITAGPIITRSDETPTNNSQLAQLNRPAFQLNSVTSALISGIVILGFMSLCFFVFSLTLLNGKRGSNPVLAGIRNPVFN; encoded by the exons ATGGAACCAATATGTTTGCTTCTTCTGGTAATAAGTAAAGTGATTTCAGCTGGCGCGCAGTTCAATGGGTACAATTGTGATGCCAATTATCACAGCAGGTTCCCTG CTGAAAGGGACATCAGCGTCTTTTGCGGAGTCCAGACCGTCACTCTGAAGATTAATTTTTGCCCAGTTCTCTTCTCTGGTTACTCGGAAACAGATTTATCCCTCAATGGCAGGCATGGTGACGCACACTGCAGGGGCTTCATCAATAACAACACCTTCCCCACGGCCGTCATCTTCACCATCAGCCTGAACACACTGGAATCCTGCGGCAACAGCCTGGTG GTGTCCTCAGTCCCAGGTGTCAATGCATATGGCAACTCCTCCATGGTGCAGATTGGTAATCTTTCAGGATATATTGACACTCCAGATCCTCCAACAATCATCAGCTATCTGCCGGGGCTGCTGTATAAATTCAGCTGCAGCTATCCTCTTGAGTACCTGGTCAACAATACGCAGCTCGCTTC GTCATCTGCTGCTATTTCTGTTAAGGACAACAATGGTTCGTTTTTAAGCACTTTGAATTTACTCCTCTACAAT GATTCAACCTATGCACAGCAGCTGGCAATACCAAACGCAGGGCTACCCTTAAAGACCAAAGTGTACGCAGCAGTCAAAGCAACCAACCTGGATGGAAG ATGGAATGTTCTGATGGACTACTGTTACACAACGCCTTCTGGAAATCCAAGTGACGAACTTAGATACGATCTGTTCTTTAG TTGCGACAAAGATCCACAAACAACTGTTTTTGAAAACGGCAAAAGTCAAATGGGCAGGTTTTCCTTCGAAGTGTTCCGGTTTGTCAAGCACAAAAACCAGAAGATGTCGACAGTGTTTCTACATTGTGTGACCAAACTCTGCAGAGCAGATGACTGTCCTTTACTCATGCCG ATCTGTGGCAGCCGAAAGAAAAGGAATCTTTTTGAGGAGACAACACCCGTTCCTCAGAGTGCCTCTGGAAACGCTGTCATTACAGCAGGTCCCATAATCACAAGGAGCG ATGAAACACCAACCAACAACTCCCagttag CACAGCTAAACAGACCTGCCTTCCAGCTCAACTCAGTCACAAGTGCACTGATCTCCGGGATCGTTATCCTGGGATTCATGAGCCTGTGTTTCTTTGTGTTCTCCCTGACTCTCCTCAATGGAAAGCGTGGCAGTAACCCAGTGCTAGCGGGGATTAGGAACCCTGTTTTTAACTGA
- the LOC117972650 gene encoding zona pellucida-like domain-containing protein 1 isoform X2 has product MEPICLLLLVISKVISAGAQFNGYNCDANYHSRFPAERDISVFCGVQTVTLKINFCPVLFSGYSETDLSLNGRHGDAHCRGFINNNTFPTAVIFTISLNTLESCGNSLVVSSVPGVNAYGNSSMVQIGNLSGYIDTPDPPTIISYLPGLLYKFSCSYPLEYLVNNTQLASSSAAISVKDNNGSFLSTLNLLLYNDSTYAQQLAIPNAGLPLKTKVYAAVKATNLDGRWNVLMDYCYTTPSGNPSDELRYDLFFSCDKDPQTTVFENGKSQMGRFSFEVFRFVKHKNQKMSTVFLHCVTKLCRADDCPLLMPICGSRKKRNLFEETTPVPQSASGNAVITAGPIITRSDETPTNNSQLAKQTCLPAQLSHKCTDLRDRYPGIHEPVFLCVLPDSPQWKAWQ; this is encoded by the exons ATGGAACCAATATGTTTGCTTCTTCTGGTAATAAGTAAAGTGATTTCAGCTGGCGCGCAGTTCAATGGGTACAATTGTGATGCCAATTATCACAGCAGGTTCCCTG CTGAAAGGGACATCAGCGTCTTTTGCGGAGTCCAGACCGTCACTCTGAAGATTAATTTTTGCCCAGTTCTCTTCTCTGGTTACTCGGAAACAGATTTATCCCTCAATGGCAGGCATGGTGACGCACACTGCAGGGGCTTCATCAATAACAACACCTTCCCCACGGCCGTCATCTTCACCATCAGCCTGAACACACTGGAATCCTGCGGCAACAGCCTGGTG GTGTCCTCAGTCCCAGGTGTCAATGCATATGGCAACTCCTCCATGGTGCAGATTGGTAATCTTTCAGGATATATTGACACTCCAGATCCTCCAACAATCATCAGCTATCTGCCGGGGCTGCTGTATAAATTCAGCTGCAGCTATCCTCTTGAGTACCTGGTCAACAATACGCAGCTCGCTTC GTCATCTGCTGCTATTTCTGTTAAGGACAACAATGGTTCGTTTTTAAGCACTTTGAATTTACTCCTCTACAAT GATTCAACCTATGCACAGCAGCTGGCAATACCAAACGCAGGGCTACCCTTAAAGACCAAAGTGTACGCAGCAGTCAAAGCAACCAACCTGGATGGAAG ATGGAATGTTCTGATGGACTACTGTTACACAACGCCTTCTGGAAATCCAAGTGACGAACTTAGATACGATCTGTTCTTTAG TTGCGACAAAGATCCACAAACAACTGTTTTTGAAAACGGCAAAAGTCAAATGGGCAGGTTTTCCTTCGAAGTGTTCCGGTTTGTCAAGCACAAAAACCAGAAGATGTCGACAGTGTTTCTACATTGTGTGACCAAACTCTGCAGAGCAGATGACTGTCCTTTACTCATGCCG ATCTGTGGCAGCCGAAAGAAAAGGAATCTTTTTGAGGAGACAACACCCGTTCCTCAGAGTGCCTCTGGAAACGCTGTCATTACAGCAGGTCCCATAATCACAAGGAGCG ATGAAACACCAACCAACAACTCCCagttag CTAAACAGACCTGCCTTCCAGCTCAACTCAGTCACAAGTGCACTGATCTCCGGGATCGTTATCCTGGGATTCATGAGCCTGTGTTTCTTTGTGTTCTCCCTGACTCTCCTCAATGGAAAGCGTGGCAGTAA